A portion of the Oryzias melastigma strain HK-1 linkage group LG1, ASM292280v2, whole genome shotgun sequence genome contains these proteins:
- the ecpas gene encoding proteasome adapter and scaffold protein ECM29 isoform X2, whose translation MVRPKTAADRTGRPSTLKQKYQRDQLERVFLRLGHAETDEQLQDIISKFLPPVLLKLSSVQEGVRKKVMELLVHLNKRIKSRPKIQLPVETLLVQYQDPSAASFVTNFTIIYIKMGYPRLEVGKQCELAPTLLTAMEGKPQPQQDSLMHLLIPSLFHMKYPADTSKNALPFNLSERPKTVQLLLEFMLDVLLMPYGFVLNESPSRPVPSSSQGSSGDGAAAAGGQGLPQPPPGMSVYAVKRVIGEAQWNAEQLEQCKLGIVKFIEAKQVPEVETVVHLVVASSDTRHSVATAADLELKSKQSIIDWNNPLIINKMFKIYLGDVPLKTKGGGVKQELKHEPVSTRVKLKILPHLLRSRLAAECFPANIQVVYDGLFGANTNNKLLSLTLQFVHHICMVCPDTNKPLGLMLLNGLTKLINEYKEDPKLLCVAYSAVGKLSSRMPQLFTKDIALVQQFFESMCKEDPDVRLAIQEALSMMVGAYVNLQGALLNLMEALVAAYIAKPEVQVRQVAMKFASTVFAPDHVPSRYLLLLAAGDTREEVSAEAQRVLRAHPPKSEKEGPKPMPSFPDMVAYVQEKAAQRIKTPAKYVVGTSTIPFNPSAFAEIMLYLRMCLAHSAGATPLSTRLTDMQDDAPAIGRYVQLLLSAEPQPSASKGSETNPIYVYMDLLQQLLSAVGGIPVMYCLLEVVSVCPEKLAPRFSDRIDWIKSLMNTNKEDMRELAAQLYAVVVSTLTGNELQTAVQNLVKITRDNHSPETQHGAILALGYMVGRYMSRKKALTCSDSTKSITSKDEGDELVAMATKTIGSFLDSSSALLTVAACTALGEIGRNAPLLIPADGSGCTKLSVVENLLARIPSGKESTKMKERSITTLGYLPVGDADFPHQKKLLQGLMDSVEAKQVELQFTVGEAITSAAIGTLSGAARDPWTCTEDQYSPPHNVQSNDVVPWVLNSILSKYVPSQNPHVRQASCIWLLSLVKKLGHHQEITTHLKEIQIAFISVLSDPDELSQDVASKGLGLVYEMGGERDQQELVSTLVETLMTGRRVKHELSEETEVFQGEGLGKTPDGHGLSTYKELCSLASDLNQPDLVYKFMNLANHHAMWNSRKGAAFGFHMIAAKAGEQLSPFLPQLVPRLYRYQFDPNLSIRQAMTSIWDALVTDKTLVDKYLKEILQDVMSNLTSNAWRVRESSCLALNDLIRGRQADELLDYLSEMWETLFRVLDDIKESVRKAADLTLKTLSKVCIRMCESSGSAAQRSVAVLLPTLLEKGIVSNVSEVRSLSIQTLVKISKTAGARLKPHASRLIPALLEALSTLEPQVLNYLSLRATEQEKSAMDAARLSAAKSSPMMETVNMCLQHLDVSVLGELVPRLCELLKSGVGLGTKGGCASVIVSLTVQCPQDLTPYSGKLMSSLLNVIHDRSSVVQKAYAFALGHLVRTAKDSSVEKLLLKLSNWYLEKEEPVYKSSCALTVHAISHYSPDVLKGHAGVALPLAFLGMHQAAGPDEENGEGHDAKLWTEVWQENVPGSFGGIRLYMTELIAITQKALQSQSWKMKAQGAAAMATVAKEQTGSLVAPHLGLVLSALMQGLSGRTWAGKEELLKAIGSVVSKCSTELQKPCSGQPTIAEVLEAVMRECRKENLVYKTAALRCVGDVLHSSQEDRFREMAEIVFPLIKKSSPKSGGASARSLDDDDDEDDADVKEKELQTEALLCSFETLGKAWPRNQETQVHFQMDVCNLMCEKLKLSTWKVQLAVLQAMKAYFQKLLLLEKGTEDLNALSPILTETCAALTHPLENKSYSSVRTEALTVVDLIVKKIGESEQWDCMSARSREQLQRSLSTLQSDSRPELRDKAQELRRRIQSQP comes from the exons ATGGTTCGACCAAAAACAGCTGCTGACAGAACGGGGAGACCATCCACACTGAAGCAAAAATATCAGCGGG ATCAGCTGGAACGTGTATTCCTGCGCCTGGGCCATGCAGAGACAGACGAACAGCTGCAGGATATCATCTCCAAGTTCCTGCCACCAGTCCTCCTCAAACTGTCCAGCGTTCAGGAGGGTGTGCGAAAGAAA GTGATGGAGTTATTAGTGCATCTGAACAAGAGAATCAAAAGCCGACCAAAAATCCAGCTGCCGGTTGAAACTTTGCTGGTGCAGTACCAGGACCCCTCTGCAGCCTCTTTTGTTACG aatttcaccATCATCTACATCAAAATGGGGTATCCTCGCCTGGAGGTGGGGAAACAGTGCGAGCTCGCCCCGACTCTTCTCACCGCAATGGAGGGAAAGCCACAGCCGCAGCAGGACAG TTTGATGCATCTGCTCATCCCCAGTCTTTTCCACATGAAGTACCCTGCAGACACGTCTAAAAACGCTCTCCCCTTCAACCTCTCCGAGAGGCCAAAGACggtccagctgctgctggaatTCATGCTAGACGTTTTACTCATGCCTTATGG GTTTGTGCTGAACGAATCTCCTTCTCGACCAGTGCCGTCCTCCTCTCAAGGAAGTTCTGGAGACGGTGCGGCGGCTGCAGGTGGGCAGGGTCTCCCGCAGCCTCCCCCGGGAATGAGTGTCTATGCTGTCAAGAGGGTGATTGGAGAAGCGCAGTGGAACGCCGAGCAGTTGGAGCAG TGCAAGCTGGGAATAGTGAAATTCATCGAAGCCAAGCAGGTCCCAGAAGTGGAGACGGTGGTCCACCTGGTGGTGGCATCAAGCGACACGAGACACAGTGTGGCCACTGCAGCCGATCTGGAGCTGAAGAGCAAACAGAG CATAATCGATTGGAACAATCCTCTAATCAtcaacaaaatgttcaaaatttacCTGGGAGACGTTCCTCTTAAAACAAAG GGCGGTGGTGTGAAACAAGAGCTAAAGCATGAGCCGGTGAGCACCAGAGTCAAACTGAAGATCCTGCCGCATCTTTTAAGGTCACGCCTGGCAGCGGAGTGCTTTCCAGCTAATATCCAG GTTGTGTATGACGGCCTGTTTGGAGCCAACACCAACAACAAACTGCTGTCTCTCACACTACAGTTTGTTCATCACATCTGCATGGT ATGCCCCGACACTAATAAGCCTTTAGGGCTGATGCTTCTCAACGGTCTCACGAAGCTCATCAATGAATACAAAGAG GATCCCAAGTTACTCTGTGTTGCTTACTCTGCAGTTGGAAAGCTGTCAAG TCGTATGCCTCAGCTGTTCACTAAGGATATTGCACTTGTGCAGCAGTTTTTTGAGTCCATGTGTAAG GAGGACCCTGATGTCCGCCTTGCGATTCAAGAGGCTTTGTCAATGATGGTTGGAGCTTACGTCAACCTACAGGGGGCGCTGCTGAATCTGATGGAGGCCCTCGTGGCCGCTTATATTGCCAAG CCAGAGGTGCAGGTTCGTCAGGTGGCCATGAAGTTTGCCAGCACCGTGTTTGCGCCTGATCACGTGCCGTCAAGatacctgctgctgctggctgctGGAGACAC ACGGGAGGAAGTATCTGCAGAAGCCCAGAGGGTTCTGAGAGCTCACCCCCCAAAGAGCGAAAAAGAAGGACCAAAGCCGATGCCATCCTTTCCAGACATGGTTGCCTATGTTCAAGAAAAA GCAGCTCAGAGGATAAAGACTCCAGCTAAATATGTCGTTGGAACCTCCACCATTCCTTTTAACCCATCTGCATTTGCAGAG ATCATGCTGTACCTGAGGATGTGTTTAGCTCACAGCGCCGGGGCCACGCCTCTGTCCACCCGCCTGACGGACATGCAGGACGATGCTCCCGCCATCGGCCGCTACGTTCAGTTGCTGCTGTCCGCCGAACCTCAGCCCTCGGCGTCAAAAGGCTCGGAGACGAATCCCATTTACGTCTACATGGatcttctgcagcagctgctgtctgCTGTGGGAG GAATACCCGTCATGTACTGCTTACTAGAAGTGGTGTCTGTTTGCCCGGAAAAGCTGGCCCCCAGGTTTTCTGATAGAATCGACTGGATTAAA AGCCTgatgaacacaaacaaagagGACATGAGGGAGCTTGCCGCTCAGCTTTACGCTGTGGTGGTTTCCACCCTGACGGGCAACGAGCTGCAGACGGCTGTGCAGAACTTAGTTAAAATCACCAGAGACAACCAC AGTCCTGAAACTCAGCATGGCGCCATCTTGGCTCTGGGCTACATGGTGGGGAGGTACATGAGCAGAAAGAAAGCCCTCACTTGTTCTGACTCAACAAAAAGCATCACTTCCaaggatgaaggtgatgaactTGTAGCCATGGCTACTAAAACCATTG GTTCCTTCCTGGACAGCAGCAGTGCCCTGTTGACTGTAGCCGCCTGTACAGCTCTGGGAGAGATCGGGCGCAACGCCCCTCTGTTGATCCCTGCAGACGGATCGGGCTGCACTAAACTTTCCGTCGTGGAAAACCTCCTCGCCCGCATCCCCTCCGGCAAAGAGAGCACTAAG ATGAAGGAAAGATCCATCACAACTTTGGGTTACCTCCCAGTGGGAGATGCAGACTTTCCACACcagaagaagctgctgcagggaCTGATGGATTCAGTGGAG GCTAAGCAGGTGGAGCTGCAGTTCACAGTTGGAGAGGCGATCACTAGTGCTGCCATAGGAACCCTTTCAGGCGCTGCACGAGACCCGTGGACCTGCACAGAAGACCAGTACAGTCCACCACACA ATGTGCAGAGCAACGACGTGGTTCCGTGGGTCCTCAACTCCATTCTGTCCAAATATGTGCCGAGCCAGAACCCTCACGTCCGACAGGCTTCCTGCATCTGGCTGCTCTCGCTCGTCAAGAAACTGGGCCATCACCAGgaaattaca ACTCATTTGAAGGAGATTCAGATCGCATTCATCTCTGTGCTCTCGGATCCTGATG AGTTGAGTCAGGATGTGGCATCTAAAGGTCTGGGGCTTGTGTACGAGATGGGAGGAGAACGCGACCAGCAGGAACTGGTTTCTACTCTGGTTGAAACACTCATGACTGGCAGAAG AGTCAAACATGAACTTTCCGAGGAGACGGAGGTCTTCCAGGGGGAAGGACTGGGAAAAACACCAGACGG TCATGGCTTATCCACTTACAAGGAGCTCTGCTCATTAGCCAGCGACCTGAACCAACCAGATCTAGTCTACAAATTCATGAATCTGGCTAATCATCATGCAATGTGGAACTCACGCAAG GGAGCAGCTTTCGGTTTCCACATGATCGCAGCTAAAGCTGGGGAGCAGCTGTCTCCGTTCCTGCCTCAGTTAGTGCCTCGTCTGTACCGCTACCAGTTTGACCCCAACCTGAGCATCCGCCAGGCCATGACCAGCATCTGGGACGCTTTGGTGACCGATAAGACCCTG GTGGACAAATATCTGAAAGAAATCCTGCAGGATGTCATGTCCAACCTGACCAGTAACGCCTGGAGAGTGCGTGAATCCAG TTGTCTGGCTCTTAATGACCTGATCCGCGGCCGTCAGGCTGATGAACTTCTGGATTACCTGTCAGAAATGTGGGAGACGCTGTTCCGAGTCCTTGATGACATCAAg GAATCTGTAAGAAAGGCTGCAGACCTCACACTGAAAACTCTCAGCAAA GTTTGCATTCGTATGTGCGAATCTTCAGGATCCGCGGCTCAGAGAAGCGTGGCGGTGCTGCTGCCGACCCTGCTGGAGAAAGGCATCGTTAGCAACGTGTCAGAGGTTCGCTCGCTCAG CATCCAGACTTTGGTGAAGATCAGCAAGACTGCCGGTGCCAGACTAAAGCCTCACGCTTCCAGGCTGATCCCAGCCCTGCTGGAGGCTCTCAGCACTTTGGAGCCCCAGGTCCTCAACTACCTCAGTCTCAGAGCCACAGAGCAGGAAAAG AGTGCCATGGATGCTGCGAGGCTGAGTGCTGCCAAATCCTCTCCTATGATGGAAACTGTCAACATG TGTTTGCAACACCTGGATGTTTCTGTCCTCGGGGAGCTGGTTCCCAGACTCTGTGAGCTGCTAAAGAGTGGAGTGGGCCTGGGCACAAAG GGAGGCTGTGCGAGTGTGATCGTTTCCCTCACCGTGCAGTGTCCTCAGGACCTAACTCCATACTCAG GTAAACTGATGAGTTCTCTGCTGAACGTCATCCATGACAGAAGTTCTGTGGTACAGAAAGCATATGCCTTCGCTTTGGGGCACCTGGTCAGG ACGGCTAAAGACAGCAGTGTGGAGAAGCTGCTGCTCAAGCTGAGCAACTGGTACTTGGAAAAAGAAG AACCCGTTTACAAATCGTCTTGTGCTTTGACGGTGCACGCCATCAGTCACTACAGCCCGGATGTGCTGAAGGGTCACGCAGGAGTGGCTCTGCCTCTGGCGTTTCTTGGCATGCATCAGGCTGCTGGTCCTGATGAGGAGAACGGAGAGGGTCATGATGCCAAACTGTGGACGGAGGTGTGGCAGGAGAACGTCCCAG GTAGCTTCGGAGGAATCCGACTCTACATGACGGAGCTGATCGCCATCACACAGAAAGCCCTGCAGTCCCAGTCTTGGAAGATGAAGGCTCAGGGTGCAGCTGCCATGGCAACTGTTGCCAAGGAGCAGACAGGCTCATTAGTGGCACCACACCTTGGATTGGTGCTCTCCGCTTTGATGCAGGGACTCTCTGGGCGCACATGGGCTGGGAAG gaGGAGTTGTTGAAAGCCATTGGTTCTGTGGTATCCAAATGCAG CACAGAGTTGCAGAAACCGTGCAGTGGCCAACCAACCATCGCCGAGGTGCTGGAGGCTGTGATGAGGGAATGCCGTAAGGAGAATCTGGTGTACAAAACGGCCGCTCTGCGTTGTGTTGGAGATGTTCTGCACAGCAGCCAAGAGGACCGTTTCAGAGAGATGGCAGAGATCGTTTTCCCTCTCATCAAGAAG AGTTCTCCAAAGAGCGGCGGTGCGTCTGCTCGGTCTCtggacgatgatgatgatgaggatgatgcgGATGTGAAGGAGAAAGAGCTGCAGACTGAAGCTCTGCTTTGTTCTTTTGAGACTCTAGGGAAGGCCTGGCCCAGAAACCAGGAGACACAGG